TCGCAGTGCAAACCCTCATCCCTTGAGATCAGTTCATTAGCAAAGCTAAGCCCCGGCATGAGTCCACGTTTTTTAAGCCAGAAGATGGAACAGAAGCTGCCTGAAAAAAAGATCCCCTCCACTGCAGCAAAAGCTATCAACCTTTCAGCAAAGGTTCCCTTCTCAATCCAACGCAATGCCCACTCGGCTTTTTTCTGTACGCACGTAACGGTATCGATGGCACGGAAGAGATAGTCTTTCTCTACCGGATCTTTGATATAGGTATCTATTAGGAGGGAGTATGCTTCAGAATGGATATTTTCTATCATGATCTGGAAACCGTAAAAACAGCGCGCTTCCGGATACTGCACCTCATTCATAAAGTTAGCGGCTAAATTCTCATTGACGATACCGTCACTTGCTGCAAAGAATGCTAAAACGTGCTTGATAAAATATTTTTCATCTTCATTTAACTTCCTGTCCCAATCCGCAAGATCGGGTGAAAGGTCTATCTCTTCCGCTGTCCAAAAGCTAGCCTCAGCTTTTTTATACATTTCCCATAATGCATGGTGTGTAATGGGAAAGAGGACGAATCGATCTTTGTTTTCTTCTAAAATTGGTTCGAGGCGTGTTTGTGCTGTCATAGGAAAAATCCCTAAAAAAAATGAAATCATAAACGCCGCAAGTTACAAAACTTGCGTAAAAATTCGTTTAAATTCGAGTAGGGAAAAAATATTCGCGCATTGGAGAGTATTCTTCCCATCCTGCCTTTAACGAGACAGTTCACCTAAACAATGTTTAGATGTGATGAGTAAGATAAAGCAGGTCTTCTGACTCCGAGATCATCCTTCAGTCTAGCCTTCCCGCTTTTAAGCAGTGGCATAAGATTTTGACTGTCGTCACTCGTTACAGCGGCGTCACCGCACGGGATTCACACCCGTTTCCCTATTCTCCCATAACCTTAGTTACAGGCACTTTACCTTCTAGCAACCACAACATGTTGTGATTTCCGTTTAAATATCTACACGATTTAGTAAATATGGCACAAACTATTTTTTTATCTAGTTTGTCATGACTCCAAAGATTGCAGAAACTTGTCTGAAATCTCGGTTCTGTAGAAAAGAAGCCCCTATAGAAGCGCGAT
This Parachlamydiales bacterium DNA region includes the following protein-coding sequences:
- a CDS encoding ribonucleotide-diphosphate reductase subunit beta, which translates into the protein MTAQTRLEPILEENKDRFVLFPITHHALWEMYKKAEASFWTAEEIDLSPDLADWDRKLNEDEKYFIKHVLAFFAASDGIVNENLAANFMNEVQYPEARCFYGFQIMIENIHSEAYSLLIDTYIKDPVEKDYLFRAIDTVTCVQKKAEWALRWIEKGTFAERLIAFAAVEGIFFSGSFCSIFWLKKRGLMPGLSFANELISRDEGLHCDFACMVYSQLENKLSPETIRQIIRSAVELEYEFVRDALPVRLIGMNADLMCEYISFVADRLLIALGVDKMFDAVNPFDFMELISMTGKTNFFERRVSDYQKSGVVSANEHGTFTLDEEF